In Meleagris gallopavo isolate NT-WF06-2002-E0010 breed Aviagen turkey brand Nicholas breeding stock chromosome 5, Turkey_5.1, whole genome shotgun sequence, a single window of DNA contains:
- the FANCF gene encoding LOW QUALITY PROTEIN: Fanconi anemia group F protein (The sequence of the model RefSeq protein was modified relative to this genomic sequence to represent the inferred CDS: inserted 2 bases in 1 codon), which yields MSSSANRITNLRPCWLRLVLVPGARRDLRSNRRRXMEAVLGQVAELPALFAVARSAQVRDWDLSTLDRALDWARYFQHLHDRFRGRSRLRDALQRRLRRGQMGSPLSFRHLGSCSELLGLALLENRALPPAAXXXXXQRLLQGETGPEPGRLVLLARRKAASRLLESCALSQSEPGPRVCAEAGLLLCRLREDGREAGAALGWLRPVLEQLPQPRAFAVVAEALLLLQGDGNSPAGGAEAGSVADPLLSWLLEDPHRFSACCLLLPGALLASLADRYAQLSRRYLDLLAEWGSQLLYDSLRGRWVESGPEEAKLCWEELRERFVCLCQGSVQLREQTQAALKLLKARDGDFQVCGLSVWTDLLLEVEKDLRKKQSPNV from the exons ATGTCCAGCTCAGCCAATAGAATTACAAATCTCCGCCCCTGCTGGCTCAGATTGGTTCTCGTTCCGGGTGCGAGGCGGGACTTGCGCTCAAATCGGCGGCG CAtggaggctgtgctggggcaggtgGCGGAGCTGCCCGCGCTTTTTGCCGTGGCCCGTTCTGCCCAGGTGCGGGACTGGGATCTCTCGACCCTGGATAGGGCTCTGGATTGGGCGCGCTACTTCCAACACCTCCACGATCGCTTCCGCGGCCGGTCCCGGCTCCGTGATGCTCTGCAGCGGCGGTTGCGGCGGGGCCAGATGGGCAGCCCGCTCTCCTTCCGCCACCTGGGCAGCTGCTCGGAGCTGCTGGGCCTGGCGCTGCTGGAGAACCGCGCTCTGCCGCCCGCTGC NNNNNNNNNNNNNNTGCAGCGTCTCCTGCAGGGCGAAACTGGCCCCGAACCGGGCCGCCTAGTTCTGCTGGCCCGCAGGAAGGCCGCCTCCCGCCTTCTGGAGAGCTGCGCGCTGTCCCAGAGCGAGCCGGGCCCGCGGGTGTGCGCGGAAgcggggctgctgctgtgccggcTGAGGGAGGACGGGCGGGAAGCTGGGGCGGCCCTGGGCTGGCTTAGACCTGTCCTGGAGCAGCTGCCCCAGCCTCGGGCTTTCGCTGTGGTGGcggaggctctgctgctgctgcagggggaTGGGAACAGCCCCGCGGGTGGAGCAGAAGCTGGAAGCGTTGCGGACCCCTTGCTTTCCTGGCTGCTGGAGGATCCGCACCGGTTTTCTGCCTGCTGTCTGCTCCTCCCGGGCGCTCTGCTCGCCTCGCTAGCCGATCGCTATGCCCAGTTAAGCAGGCGTTATTTGGATCTTTTAGCTGAGTGGGGAAGTCAGTTGCTGTATGACTCGCTGAGGGGACGGTGGGTTGAAAGTGGTCCTGAAGAGGCTAAATTGTGCtgggaggagctgagggagcgTTTTGTTTGCCTCTGTCAGGGATCTGTGCAACTCAGGGAGCAAACCCAAGCAGCTCTGAAGCTCCTGAAAGCCAGGGATGGAGACTTTCAAGTCTGTGGCTTAAGTGTGTGGACTGACTTGCTGCTGGAAGTGGAGAAAGACTTGAGGAAGAAGCAGAGCCCAAATGTGTGA